In the Dioscorea cayenensis subsp. rotundata cultivar TDr96_F1 chromosome 12, TDr96_F1_v2_PseudoChromosome.rev07_lg8_w22 25.fasta, whole genome shotgun sequence genome, one interval contains:
- the LOC120273638 gene encoding protein CHROMATIN REMODELING 5-like, with protein MVRMLDILAEYLSLRGFQFQRLDGSTRADLRHQAMEHFNAPGSDDFCFLLSTRAGGLGINLATADTVIIFDSDWNPQNDLQAMSRAHRIGQQEVVNIYRFVTSKSVEEDILERAKKKMVLDHLVIQKLNAEGRLEKKETKKGNSMFDKNELSAILRFGAEELFKEEKNDEESKGRLESMDIDEILERAEKVETKAADGEPGSELLSAFKVANFCSAEDDGTFWSRLIQPEAVDHDAALAPRAARTTKSYAETNQPEKSTKRKKRGLESQDNRPQRRSTRATDTAVHSLPIIDGASAQVRGWSYGNLSKKDASLFVRAVKRFGNQSQISLIVSEVGGTIEAAPYDSQIELFELLLEGCQEAIRGNVDMKGTLLDFFGVSVKAHELLNRVEELQLLAKRISRYPDPVSQFRLVTHHKSPQWSKSCGWNPVDDSRLLLGIYYHGFGNWEKIRLDSRLGLTRKIAPVSLGERETFLPRAPNLDNRASALLQKEFANVNGKNSKSKGPRKVAKSEGENIIKQSNSRLKDMASKTGSPKLNAKSNKERLHKRQKVEPRVKEEGEISESEEQERYQQFKEEKWMEWCADVMEEEEQTLNRLERLQTTSLDLPKEKVLSRIRKYLQLIGRKIDRIVQQHEVSYKQSRMAMRLWNYVATFSNLSGERLCEIYSKLKEEKAEMGAGPSHSNISAALPTDRENDSNQFSNVGDFRNKPRSHQLPNQSSDMLLRNQTTGKTGSWKRWRRSKTDAQALQPSYQHAAMVNGNRPQEPNNSAGILGWGPAELRRFGNERSTRAHPGRFAPGQGHI; from the exons ATGGTAAGGATGTTGGATATACTCGCTGAGTACTTATCCCTTCGAGGATTTCAATTTCAGAGGCTTGATGGCAGTACCAGGGCTGATCTTCGTCATCAGGCTATGGAGCATTTTAATGCACCTGGAagtgatgatttttgttttctccTTTCAACACGTGCTGGTGGTCTTGGTATAAATCTAGCTACTGCTGATACTGTCATAATATTTGATTCAGACTGGAATCCCCAAAATGACTTGCAG GCGATGAGTAGAGCTCACAGGATTGGACAACAAGAAGTTGTGAATATATATCGATTTGTTACTAGCAAAAGTGTAGAAGAAGATATCCTGGAGCGTGCAAAGAAAAAGATG GTTCTTGATCACCTGGTCATTCAGAAGCTCAATGCGGAAGGCAGGCTGGAGAAGAAAGAAACTAAGAAGGGCAATTCAATGTTTGATAAg AATGAGCTTTCTGCAATATTGAGATTTGGGGCGGAGGAGTTGTTTAAGgaagaaaagaatgatgaagAAAGCAAGGGGAGACTTGAGagcatggatattgatgaaatTCTTGAGAGAGCTGAGAAAGTTGAAACAAAGGCGGCAGATGGTGAACCAGGAAGTGAATTGTTAAGTGCTTTTAAG GTTGCTAATTTCTGCAGTGCCGAAGATGATGGGACTTTTTGGAGCCGTTTGATACAACCTGAAGCTGTAGATCATGAT GCAGCATTAGCACCTCGTGCTGCAAGGACAACAAAGAGTTATGCGGAAACTAACCAGCCAGAGAAAAGTACCAAGAGGAAGAAAAGGGGCCTTGAATCCCAAGATAACAGACCCCAAAGGCGTTCAACTAGAGCAACAGATACCGCAGTCCATTCTTTGCCAATCATTGATGGTGCGTCTGCTCAAGTAAGAGGATGGTCGTATGGTAATTTATCAAAGAAAGATGCATCTCTTTTCGTTCGTGCG GTCAAAAGATTTGGAAACCAAAGCCAAATAAGCTTAATAGTGTCAGAAGTTGGTGGTACAATTGAAGCAGCACCCTATGATTCTCAGATTGAGCTGTTTGAGTTGTTACTTGAGGGTTGCCAAGAAGCAATTAGAGGAAATGTTGATATGAAG GGGactttgttggatttttttggtGTCTCTGTAAAAGCTCATGAACTACTTAATCGTGTGGAAGAACTACAACTTCTGGCAAAGCGCATAAGCAGGTACCCTGATCCAGTTTCCCAGTTTCGATTGGTAACACATCATAAAAGTCCACAATGGTCTAAAAGCTGTGGCTGGAATCCTG TGGATGATTCTAGATTGCTTCTTGGAATATACTACCATGGATTTGGAAATTGGGAGAAGATAAGGTTGGACTCTAGGCTTGGTCTTACAAGGAAGATTGCTCCGGTATCACTTGGGGAACGGGAAACATTTTTGCCTCGAGCTCCAAACTTGGACAATCGTGCTAGTGCATTGCTGCAAAAG GAATTTGCAAATGTTAATGGAAAGAACTCAAAAAGTAAAGGGCCTCGCAAAGTTGCCAAGTCTGAAggggaaaacataataaaacaatcaaatagCCGATTAAAGGATATGGCATCAAAAACTGGTTCTCCTAAACTTAATGCAAAGTCAAACAAAGAGCGTCTTCATAAGCGTCAGAAGGTAGAACCTCGTGTGAAGGAAGAGGGTGAAATATCAGAATCTGAGGAGCAGGAGAGATATCAGcaatttaaagaagaaaagtggATGGAATGGTGTGCAGATGTCATGGAAGAGGAGGAACAAACACTAAATCGCTTAGAAAGGTTGCAGACTACTAGTTTAGATCTTCCGAAAGAAAAG GTACTGTCTAGAATTCGAAAGTATTTGCAACTGATAGGGAGAAAAATTGACAGGATTGTACAGCAACATGAGGTTTCTTACAAACAATCTA GAATGGCAATGAGGTTGTGGAACTATGTAGCCACCTTCTCAAATTTGTCTGGAGAAAGGCTTTGTGAGATTTATTCAAAACTCAAAGAGGAGAAAGCAGAAATGGGTGCTGGACCCTCTCATTCAAATATTTCTGCTGCTCTACCCACTGACAGAGAAAATGATTCAAATCAGTTTTCAAACGTTGGTGATTTCCGTAATAAGCCAAGATCACACCAGCTTCCAAATCAATCTTCAGACATGCTTCTTAGAAATCAGACGACAGGAAAGACAGGATCATGGAAGCGATGGAGAAGATCTAAAACAGATGCGCAAGCTCTGCAACCCTCCTATCAACACGCAGCCATGGTCAATGGGAATCGGCCACAGGAGCCAAATAATTCAGCTGGAATTCTTGGTTGGGGTCCAGCAGAACTGCGGCGATTTGGGAATGAAAGATCAACCCGGGCACATCCTGGTCGTTTTGCCCCTGGACAAGGACACATATAA